The sequence TAGATTTTAAATGCACAAAATATGAAAGAGTAAAAGAGAACAAGTCTGACAGTAGCAGCTACACAAATCTTAGCAAAGAAAGTAGATTCATAATTGATCAGTAAAATGCAAAGTGCAGCATGAGAGATCTGGGAATCACAGCCTTTGCTTTAGGGAAGAACTGTGGAAAGAGCTTTCTCCATGGCAAGGCAGGTCCAGGCTGCTTGAGGCAAAAACCCATCTCTTCCAGAAGAAGCTAAATGAAAAGAATGGCAcccaaaagaaattaaatgttccATCTTAAACAACCACCACAAAGGCAGCAATGGGCTAGATTGCCTGAGATATTGGCACAAAAATATTGTTCAGCAAATTATTCTTGGCACAAACAACAAGGTTGGTAAATGCCCTGGGAGAAGGAAACACCCTGATGGTGACACCCACTGTCAGAAGTATAAATAGAGAGAGCTGCGGATGAAAATTTACAGTCCTGAATCTTATCAGGCTGTGCACTTAGCTTTGGGATTGTGGTTAACCTCTGATTGCTGTCACTATGAGCTGTGGCACTAAGTCTTCATCTAGTACCACTAGAAtcagcagtggtggtggtggtggtggcggtGGTGGTGGAGGGGGTAGCAGCTGTGGAATACGGAGGTCTGGTGGATACTCCTCAATGTCCAGTAGAAAATACACCTCTTCTGGAGGAAGTGGAGGCTTTTCTGGCAGGAGCTTTGGTGGTGGCATTTCCAGGAGCAGCTATGGAGGGGGCTTTAGCAGTGGCAGCTGTGGCAGGATTAGCCGTGGTAGCTACGGAGGCAGAATGAGTGGTGGGAGTTATGGAGGAGGAATGAGTGGTGGGAGTTATGGAGGAGGAATGAGCTGTGGAAGTATGGGAGGGGGATTTTCATCAGGTGGAGGTGGTTTTGGAGGAATGGGAGGGGGTTATGGATGCGGCATGGGTGGAGGTGGTTTTGGCAGTGGTGGATACAGTGGAGGTGGATTTAGTGGCTTTGGGAGTAGCGGTGGCTTTGGTGGTGGCAGCTTTAGTGGTGGTGGATATGGTGGAGGTAGTTTTGGTGGATCAGGGTTTGGTGAAGATGGTGGCTTGCTCTCCACAAATGAAAAGCTGACCATGCAGAACCTTAATGATCGCCTGGCTTCTTACTTGGATAAAGTACGACACTTGGAGGAGGAAAATTCTCAACTTGAGCACCTTATCAGGGAGTGGTACAAAAACCAAGGACCCACTGGTACCAAGGACTACAGCCAATATTACAGAACGATTGAAGAGCTGCAAAACCAGGTATGACATAATCTGCCTGACTTTGAACAGTCCCACTAGAATGGCActttcctcctgcagcacaTTTGGGGTGATACAttccctcctgtgctgcaggcagcaaacTGGAGTGGTGACAAAGGCTGAGAAACTTCTCTCTGCTGCGGGCAATGTGGGTGTTGTGGTTACAGGTGACACTGGTGCAGTGGTAGATCTTGTGCACCCACTATGGGCCCTGTCCAGTGCTCCTTCTGTGCTGTGCTCTTGCTTGtctgtccctctctctcttgATATTACCAACAAGCTCTTCTGAAATGTATCTGCACAGGGATTTCCTCCCTCTACCTGCATGTCAGACTGCAAGGACAACTGACCAAATAACACCTGTCCTCTCCCTTTCAGATTGTTGGTGCAAATGTGGACCTTAACAAGATCCTTCTTGACATTGACAACACCAGGATGACTGTGGATGACTTCAGACTGAAGTGAGTCCCCCCTGCCTGTCTCACCCCTCTGTGCCTCCCTTCACCCTCCCTGAGTTGGTGTTGCCAGTTATCTTTGTAGGCACCGTAGCTCTGGTGATAGAATCCATCACTGGGAAAATCATTCTGTTAAgtctttcattattatttttctcctcatgcCTTCTCTGAATGATGCCATTTAAAGTACTACATTTGAAATTTCTCCACTATGGCAAGTAGATTTATAATGTATAAATCATATAAATCTCATAATATTAAGGAGAAGTTCTACTAAAGTAAAACAAATCTATTAGGTCTAAAGAGAATTAGgtctcttcttttaaaaattaagcaatgGGATTAAAGACCAAAGATGTTCTGATGGGAACTGTTCATAATCCAGATAACAAACAAAGGTCTGTTGTTCTTGTCTGTTGTTCAGGTATGAAACTGAATACACTCTCCACCAGAGTGTGGCAAGTGATATTAATGGATTACGTCCACTTCTGGATCAACTGACTCTAGCCAGATCTGACTTGGAGACACAGTTTGAATCCCTTAAAGAGGAACTGATCTATCTCAGGAAGAACCATGAAGAGGTAAGTTTCTCcagactttaaaataataactattGAAAACTCAACCCTGAGAATTTCCTATGGATTTCTTTCACTAAGAAGATCTAGCCAGATCTTGGTTACTGGCTTTGATTAttcacattgatttttttttcaggaaatgaaAGGACTGCAAACACAATCTGGTGGTGACGTCAGTGTGGAGGTCAATGCTACCCCTGGTATTAAtttgatggaaaaaataaatgaaatgcgTTGTGAATATGAGCGGCTCATTGAGAACAACCGGAAGGAGGTGGAAAGCTGGTATGAAACCAAGGTAAAGCACAGGTTTTTTCATCACTAAATCTTCTACTAGAAACTGGACCTATTTACATGTGGCAAAGGAAAGGCAGCTTACCAAGTATTATTTAAGGGACTCAACTTTAAAAGACTTTAAGCAGTCTACTGAAAGAGGTCAGTTCTAGAGGTTTAAGGTTCACGGTAAAGCCTGGAGAATCTGTGTTCCAGCAGCAAGTGAGTGGCAAGTGGGAAACACAGTCAGTCTGCATTACAGCTCTTCTCATTATCTCTAATtcctttttcagtgcttttatgATAACCGCACAATGCTTTCTTAATATCCACAATGACTCAGTTTTGTATGGGAATTTTTCAGATGGAAGAAGTTAATCAACAAGTCCACTCAAGTGGCCAGGAAATACAATCAAGCAACCAACAAATCTCTGAGCTGAGACGTGAATATCAAAGCCTGGAAATCGAGCTGCAGTCCCAAATCAGCATGGTAAGTACAGGTGTCtgcctctgcttcacctgtcacACAGGCTGTAGGTGtcaatacaaaaaaagaatggaTACACCTGGAATGTACCCCAGCTGTAGAGAGCAGGGTACTGGATTACTTCTCTGCAAAGATATGCTTTTCTCTGGTTTGTGAAGACCTCCAGTTTCCTCACCAAAATTAGTTAAACTTGCCCCATTCCCATAAacactgggttttgttttcaacttGCAGATCGACTCTTTGCAATCCAACCTGGAAGACACGGAACGCCGCTACggtttgcagctgcagcagatcCAGGCCATGATCAACCCCCTGGAGGAGGAGCTGGCCAGCATCCGCTGTGAGATGGAGGGTCAGAACCAGGAGTACAAGATGCTCCTGGGCATCAAGACCCGTCTGGAGCAGGAGATTGCTCAGTACCGGGCTCTGCTGGAGGAAGGGCAGCAAGACCTTGTGTAAGTAACAGCACAGTGAGACACCTGGGATTGCTACATTAGTCACAAAGGCAGGAAATGTAAAGTCTTGATTTGTACCAAATCAGATTTGGTACTGAAGTGGGGCAAATTCAGCTGTACTGACTGATTGCCTCCCAGGTTTGAAGTACAACACATTCCTGGGAAAACCTGTTCAGTACATAAATCAGATGAGAAGCTATGAACCACTGATTTGGGGCTGGACAGGGATCCCACACAGAGatccctgcctttcccctgcttCCAGAAAAGACCAGGAACTGAAAAGCCAGAAATCACCTTGGAAATGACCATGAGCAGAAAAATTACCTTAGTTTTGTAAGCCTTCATAGAAGTCTCAGTGTGCAGTTCTCTGAAAGTTGAAGCTACATTGGTTTCACCTGTGCCCTGAGCCTGCTTCTGCTTCTACCTGGCACTTGGGAGATCAGCTAAAGCTTCATGTTCTGCCTTTCCAACTTGGAGCACAGTGACACTGTACACTGATAAAGCAGCCAGAAtgtgggaaaagcaaaaaacgCTTGTATTCAAGCTGAAATTGAAAAGGAGACTGATTTTTGGCACTGTATCAGCTCTCCTGCTGATTTGTACTAGGTtctaaaaagcagcagagacgTGAGAAGTGGAGGCAGCCCCGCAGCATCTGTACATACATTTCCTTCTGAGGTCAAAAGAATGAATTTGATtaactttttctcctttctctttctttgcagAATGCCATCGGGAGGCATGGGAGGAGGCATGGGAGGAGGCATGGGAGGTGGTAGAATAGGAGGTGGTGGCCAttctggaggaggaagaggaggaggaggaggtggcatgAGCTGTGGATTCGGAGGCGTCAGCATTTCCTCCGGTGGTGGCGGCAGCGGGATGGGAGGAGgaatgggaggaggaggaataggaggaggaatgggaggaggaatgggaggaggaagcagcGGAGGAGGAATGGGAGGGGGAAGTGGTGGTGGATGCAGTAGCattggaggaggaggaggaggaaggactTCAGGAGGCATCAGCAGTTCCCACTCCTACTCTTCGTCTTCCCAGTCTCAGTCCTGCAGGAGCGGTGGTGAAAGCCAAGGTGAGAGCTGCTGTACAGACACACTGCTCCCTCCGCCCCATCCTTACTAATTTATACCTTGCATCAACCTCCTCTGCTGGAGCTAAACAGTACCAAGCATAAACTACAATGGCTGGAAGGtgttagatttatttttcttataaatgTTTTCCTATTTGAGTGCAAAGGATCAGCTCAATTTCTCGTCAGTTTTGTGGGTGACATCTCCCAACAGTGTCCTTAAACCCCCAACTGTTTTTTTCACCTCATTCTTTTGGAATGGTTTTGGTCACCTATCACATAATCAAGTTTCTTCTCTGCCATAGTACTGGTGCCTCAGAGATTCAGTGCCAGTActgaagaaattaatgtttgctttatttctgaacAGGGTATGGGAGAAAATCTTTTGACTAAGGATTGAGGACCCTATCCTGCAAGACCTTTCAAACAGAAATTGGCCAAATTCCTCCACGTTCCCCATGCTCCCAAGGAAAGACAAGAGGCTCTTAACAGTTTCTCAATGCTGCTGACACCATCGACCCAAAAGGGCTCTTCAGAGCTCCCAGCTggccccctgccccctgccctgcaTGCTACACCCTTCTGCCCGGAACCCTTTGTGGCTTTGACCATTGGTACTTGAACTACTTGCTTCTTATTCAGGTTGTTCTGTATCAGGAAAATGTCACTAATAAACTTCATTTCTGTCTCATGCAATCAGGATCCTGTGTGtgaatatttttccattctgtaggtgtaaacacttaaaaagaaaacacaaagccatGGCAACAAGTACCCCCAGATAGAAAAGTTGAAGATATGTCACAATAGTTGATAATGAAATTTTAGAGTTAAGGCACAACTTCTGAGCAGTCAGGGCAGATCAGAATCTtcttggagcatcctgggctgtgcctttgtttttaataaagtgCCAGATGCTCTTGTGAAGCTGAGCTCTAGGACTCAATAGCAGTTGAATATCAGCCCAGAGCAGACTGCAGAACCTCAGCACTAGATGGAACTCTTGTAGAGTTGGCACCAGTTGAGAGTCCACTCAGGCCTGACATGAAGAAATAGCAATGACTTCAGACTGTGATTTCAATTTGTGATTCACAAAAAGATAACTGAAATTTAGCAGTTTAAGCTAGAAATGCACAAACGTGAGATCTCTAAGTTGTTTGGAAGTGACTGGCAGTACCAACAAGGACTTGTCCTTCGGCAGCTAAATTCAGGCTCTGGGATTCAGCACATTTGTATCTTACTTCATATTAAGCATCTAAAGACTTCTACAGACAGCAAAGAACATTCTAATGGCAGCTACCCACACCCCTCCCCTTCCAATTCAACATTTTGCTGATAAGCCTTTCTATATCATTCttagaataaaataagaaaaggagaTGTACAAAAGCCTACTGTAAATCTATTTAGAAGACCCCAAAAGAGAAGAGTCTCCAGGAACATGGCTTCAGCAGGGTGAAGCTGTGCCACACTCAGGTAGGTGTCTGCTGGTTCCCAGAGGCAGGTTAGGAGCAGGAATCCCACTGCTCCCAGTGCCAGGGGGGTGGGAGTGTAGGCTCAGTGGGGTTCAGGGCAGCTGAAGGGCAGCAGCCcccctgctgggagcagagcagagccaggagctgcccctgccccagAGCTTCTTACATCCCCAGGGCACACACAGCCACTGTCTGTGGGAGCACAATCCTGCTCCCTCCTATGGGGACCCACATGAGTAAGGTGACTCAGTCCCTTCTCACTCCTCGTTTGTTAATTTTAATGGGTTTGGTTCTTCCGTAACACGGAATCCCTCCCTAAACCACTTCCAGGTTGAATTCATCCTCTCTCACTGTGGATAAGCTGATTTTGAGGTGGAAATTCACAGCAGGTGCCCCCAGCTCCTTGTGCTTCCCTTGTAGCAGCCAATTGACTCCTCTGTAGGAACTGGAAACCCGAGAGTTTGTTTCTGTACAAGGCTTTTCTCAGTTTCATAGTTGATTAGTAAAGATGGAAAAAGCAACTCATTGAACTTCCCATATTGCAcaggcagtggaaaaaaatacacacttgtttcttactcttttttgtGTTGCAAGATACTCTCTCACTCTTGGCAAAGAGACTGTACCAACTCCAGATAATGATTATAATATTTCAGATCTAATCTTTGGCACTGCACATTTTCACCAAGGTtattttttactgctttatATAATTCAGGGACATAGTCtgagaaatatatattttaaaatatgattatGAGAATATGAAACATCAAATATTTCCCTTCCAAATTTCCTTTGAGTCAttcagctaaaataaaattaatagctGTTTGATAGGAAAATATCTAATATGTTTTCCCCTGTGGATGTCACACAGTTTTgttcaacaacaaaaagtaCAGCAGTCAGCACCCTGTACTTTCAGAAGAAGTTAAATAGCAGCAGTTAAATCCTCACTATAAGCAgtggcaaaagagaaaaattcagtGTCACATTCTGTCTGTAACAGACATGGGAATGCTGTTTAAAAAACTGGTAACTTCTTTCAGTAAGCTAAAGTAGATTTCTAAATAGCAGGtgtaaatttcaaataaattaatgctTGAAGAGTCCCTCAGAGACTGCTGGTCTCACAAATCATTGTCTGGGATCAAAGGACGAAgacaaaagctgaaatattgACTTTCACCAAATAGAAGGCTGAAGGAGACAGACAGGCAAGGTGGAGCCTTTATTAACACCTGTTCCTAGTGATATGCAGTGAGATTAATAGAAGCCATGAGATTCTCTGTTATCTTACAATATATCTAACAAAGAGCCACCTACATAAAATTACAGTGTGTGAATCAACACAGACATACCTGAAGGGAATGGTAATGCCTTTTTCTTACCTCAAATGAAATTCCCCTTAGCACATCACTTTCTGTATGAGCTTTAAGGCTGGCAAACTTCATGGGAAGTTGGATGTCTCACAGGTGACACCCACCCAACAGGGTATAAATAGCCTGTGCAGGACACAGGCTGCACTTGGAGTTCCTGGATCAAGCTGTGCAGTGGGCTTTGAATTTGGGGCTGAAAATCCGATTGCTTCCACCATGAGCTGCAGCATCAAGAGAACATCTAGTACCTCTTACaggagtggtggtggtggtggtggcagtggcaggagttcctctgcctcctgcaggaGATATGCCTCCTCTGTGGCAGGTGGTGGCAGCTATGGCGGGGGAGCTTGTGGCATTGGCTACGGAGGGGGCATGAGCTCTGTCAGTCTCGCTGGGGGCTTTGGGGGTCTCTTTGCAGGAGGCTTATGTGCTGGGGGGGATGGCCTTCTGAATGGCAATGAGAAGGTCACCATGCAGAACCTCAACGACCGCCTGGCTGCTTACCTGGACAAAGTGCGGAtgctggaggaagaaaacactcagctggagcagagcatccGGGAGTGGTACCGCAAACAGGCACCCACTGACTCCAAGGACTACAGCTCCTACTACCAGACCATCGAACAGCTCCAGAACCAGGTAGGAGAGCCCCAACTAGCACAGCTCCATCTCCCATGCATTATTCCCACCTGTGAGAACTTCCCAAGCCCTCTGGCACTGCCtctcagggctggcagggagctaCTGGACAGCTTTGCTGGGGGTACTGCAGGCAGAAACCTGATGTGCTGGGCCTCCCACCTCTTGGGTAATCAAAGCCCTACACCACCCCACAAGTGAAAGGGATGTGCTTTAGGGACACAGCCGGAGGCATCTAGAAGAACTCCACCAGTCCCAGACATGCTGGTGCACATAACTGAAATTCCACGTTGTCCAGGTGGCTCCAAACCCAGCTTGTGTGGTTTCCATTCCTTTGCTCCCACCCGGTTCAGCTGGATGGAGACAAAGCCAAAGCACCTGGGCTGCAAGATCTGAACTCCCTTTTGTCTCTGTGCACTCCTCCAGCTGGAAGGACCAAGGCCTTCCCTTACAATCAGtatcaagaaaatgaaaacgTCGTGAAGAAAAAATTGCAGGATAAGGGCTGAAGACATCCCTCAGGACCCACGGAGAACTTTCTCTGACTTGATAAAAAAGAAGCATCCACTAGGGACGGGTGATCTGTGACAGCCCAAGCTTCCCTGAAAAGCAAATCTGGAGTGTTAGCACATAGTCCCTGCAGTACTGCAGGAAACAATTCCATGAGCCACAGCAAAGCCCTACCAAAACTTTGGGTCTTGTTTCTTCTTGTCAGGGGTGTCTGAAGACAGACTCCTCTCCAACTTCTCTTTTACAGATAATTTCTGCCACAGTGGACAACAACAGGTTGCTCCTGGACATCGATAACAGCAAGATGACTGCTGATGACTTCCGAATGAAGTGAGTACCTCCCTGGGAACATAGCATGCCTTTCACATCTTCCCCATAATCACAGGAGACAGGGCACCTCTTCCCAAACTCTTACTGAGGCTTCATGAGTTACTGGGATACTGACCCAGGAAAGACGTGTGCTATTGGCTGACATCGCTTCATTCCCCCACTTCTCTGTCTTTCTTGTCTGTGGTGAAGGTATGAGAACGAGCTGGTCATCCGTCAGACTGTGGAGGCTGACATTAATGGCTTGAGAAATCTCCTGGATGACTTAACTCTAGTTAGATCTTCACTGGAATCAGAGCTGGAGACCTTGAAGGATGAGCTGATTGCTCTGAAGAGAAACCATGAGGAGGTACGATGGCCTAGGCACAGTCCTTTGATTCTCCAGAGTTCTGTATCAAATCAGTTCAGGCTTTCACAGAAGATAACTTGTGCTCCCTGTTTCTCTCTTTGAACTCTCTGCAGGAACTCAGACAGCTGCAGTCTCAAACTGGTGGTGATGTGAGCGTGGAGGTCAATGCTGCCCCTGGAGTAGATTTGACAAAGATACTGAACGACCTGAGAAGTGAATATGAGCAGATCATTGAGAAGAACCGCAGAGAGGTTGAGCAGTGGTATGAAGTCAAGGTATGTAGTAATGTCCCAAGTGGAGTCTCCTCTGTGGAAAAGCCCAGGCAGCCTGGCCCTGGccaggcagtgccctcagctAAGCACAGGAGGCTGCTCTCCCAAACCTCACTGCTGGGCAAAGACTGCAGTGGCAGAGGGGCATCAGGCCAGGGCTGAGGCACTAAGGAGGGTGAAAAATCAGGAGCTACAGAGCAATGACCAAGCTGTCCTCCAGAAGGACAGCAGGAGAGGGCCAGGCTCCCTGAATGTCTCAGTTCTCACTCAGCAAATCTGCTCCCCACTGGATGCCTCACTCAGGAAATGTGTCTGGGGTTTGTCTCCTGCAGATTGAAGAAGTCAATCGCCAGGTCACCACGAGCAGCCAGGACATGGAGACGAGCAGCCACCAGCTCACTGAACTGAAACGTGAAATGCAGAACCTGGAGATCGAGCTGCAGACACAGCTCAGCACGGTACGTGGGGCAGCGTGGCCAAGGGCCCAATGGGAAACTCCTGCATGAGGCAGGAAGGGGAGAGCTCTGGCCCTAAACTCCTTCTTTGGCACTTCCAGAAATCCTCTCTGGAGGATTCCATGGCAGAAACGGATTCCCGCTATGGCTGCCTGCTGCAACAAATCCAAGGGCAGATTAATGCTGTGGAGGAGGAGCTGGCCAGCATCCGCTGTGAGATGGAGGGTCAGAACCAGGAGTACCAGATGCTCCTGGGCATCAAGACCCGTCTGGAGCAGGAGATTGCTCAGTACcgggctctgctgcaggagggacagCAAGACCTTGCGTATGTATCCCATATTATAGCGAGttaagagaaagaaatccttgTGTATCTAATTTCTAAGAGAAACTTCTTATCCGTGGAGCTACATCTTTTTTGACTGAATATCCAGTGGTTAACAAAAATTTTTGTGGATTACTCTTTTTACAGTGCCTCTCAAGCAGCTTTCCAGGGTGGAAAATCCTCCCATGCATACTCCTCTGCTTCCTAATCTCATCCGCAGTGTGGTTCCATGACAGGTAAGACAatactttttaatgaaatatttatacgTGGGTAACACCTACCCTAATGACTACAGTATATTTTGTCAGAAGAAAGCTTTGTATTTTGGGCTGGGCAAGATTCCCGGGAGTAGCCCAGGAGTGAGAAAATATAATTGTCATGGAGGAATTGGGGGTTAATATATAGTAAGTCCCGCCCTTCTCTCTCCTTAATATAAACCACAAATTAAAGCTGTAGAGTCTGGGATATGCTTTTTTgcttattgaaataaaaaaatacatagttcTGAGAGAGTGCCTAGAGGATTGCTGAGCTTGGAGCCTCTGAGTTCTCCCACTGCCTGGGACAAAACTCTGTTCTGCAGCAAAGATCAGACTTTCCCCTCAGGCAATGTTTTGCTCTGTCTTTACACAGACAGGGGCGTGTGACACTGGCACCCTGGACTGTCACCCACTGAGCCCAGCactcctgcagcagggctgatgCCTCTGGAGCCCTCTGGAAGCAGAACCTGGGCACCTGCCCTTCGCCTCGCCCGCCACTCTGTCACGCTTGGCTTACTCAGCTTCTCCTTAGCAACTGCTTCTTTGTTTCAGGGCTTCAGTTCTGCTGTTAGCACTGCCTTTAATAAAACTTTACTTCTGCAATGCACCTAAAAACGTTGTGTctgagaaatttaatttaacaaaCTTTGAACAGGTAACTGTTCAAACTAAGCAAATACAGGGGTTTCTTTGAAGATAAAATGTGCAATAAAATTGGAGATGAGAGGACAATTCTAAATGAGAACAGCTATTCTATACaagttttgctttctgaagaaaCCAGTGAAGCCCATTTTCAATCTCTAACTGTGTGCATCAGAGGTACAAAACTCCCCAGACTTCATTCAGTTACAAGTGCCTGTTGTTACCTTTCCCACCTATCAAACCTGGTCTCTCGtatttgctgtttcatttaGGACTGAGAGTATTGTTCTGTTAGGACAATGAAATGAAAGGTTTTCTCATAAACAGCTTACAAGGGTATTATTTGAGTTAATCATGTGGCTTAGCTCTGCCATCCCAGTATTGtagctgctgcctgcagtaaACACGCACTAAGTGGAGGCAACTTCTACTCGTGTTGAAAAACTGTGTTTGCAGACTGACTTTTTCCAGTCTTGCATCAGGAATTCGTATGACAAAAAGCACTTctccaaagaaaaacaagcttATTTTGGGTTTTAACAGTATAGAAAGTGACCTGAAGCAAATGCAAACATGACTTTCCTCTCCAAAGGCTGGCAGAAATCTTTTATGTGTACCTAACACAGCCAAAACTTCAGCAGACATCTTTGATACAGGACTGTGGAAACCTTAAGTACAGTTACTGCACATATATAAGTGCTGAAAGGTTACTTTGCTTCCTTCTAAACTTCCAGAAGCAAAGTATCAGAAGGATCAAAAATATAACCTTCCATGTCCAGAGAACTCAAGAGGCACCAGAGCTGCAGTAaccctttccccctttctgaAATAAGAGTTTGTGTAAGGGCTTTGTGAAGTTTATTATTCCAGCAGATAGAGAGAAAGCAAATGGGAAAGGATTGCTATACTGGAAGAGCTCAATTTCTCCTGGGAATTACTtttaagcttttccttttccagtggTAGGAAGGACTATTGAATAACGACTTAGACTGTAAAATTAAAGTAGCTCACATTTAACAGGATGTTCTGTAGGTCTACACAAGTGCAAGGTGTAAGGGTCCATCCCAGGGAGTcacataagagaaaaataagaataaaatctgGGGCTCGGAAAATTGTTCACCTGTGAGCCAGCTGCTGAAACATCCAGTGAGTGATGCTGCAGGGTGATGAGGAATGCACAGATGGAGCTCCTGATGAAACCCAGGGGAGCAGCACTCTTCTCACCAAGACCCCAGTTGATTCATTTGTTGTAGAGCAATTAATTTCCAGTAATTGTTTCTCAGGTTGTTCTCTCCCTCTTGTGTGACTAAGGATATATATCCAGTAACACCATCACAGCTTCTGTGAAACCCACTGACTACTTTGGGTTCCTTTGCCAATTCAGAGTA is a genomic window of Heliangelus exortis chromosome 29, bHelExo1.hap1, whole genome shotgun sequence containing:
- the LOC139788563 gene encoding keratin, type I cytoskeletal 13-like, which codes for MSCGTKSSSSTTRISSGGGGGGGGGGGGSSCGIRRSGGYSSMSSRKYTSSGGSGGFSGRSFGGGISRSSYGGGFSSGSCGRISRGSYGGRMSGGSYGGGMSGGSYGGGMSCGSMGGGFSSGGGGFGGMGGGYGCGMGGGGFGSGGYSGGGFSGFGSSGGFGGGSFSGGGYGGGSFGGSGFGEDGGLLSTNEKLTMQNLNDRLASYLDKVRHLEEENSQLEHLIREWYKNQGPTGTKDYSQYYRTIEELQNQIVGANVDLNKILLDIDNTRMTVDDFRLKYETEYTLHQSVASDINGLRPLLDQLTLARSDLETQFESLKEELIYLRKNHEEEMKGLQTQSGGDVSVEVNATPGINLMEKINEMRCEYERLIENNRKEVESWYETKMEEVNQQVHSSGQEIQSSNQQISELRREYQSLEIELQSQISMIDSLQSNLEDTERRYGLQLQQIQAMINPLEEELASIRCEMEGQNQEYKMLLGIKTRLEQEIAQYRALLEEGQQDLVMPSGGMGGGMGGGMGGGRIGGGGHSGGGRGGGGGGMSCGFGGVSISSGGGGSGMGGGMGGGGIGGGMGGGMGGGSSGGGMGGGSGGGCSSIGGGGGGRTSGGISSSHSYSSSSQSQSCRSGGESQGYGRKSFD
- the LOC139788580 gene encoding keratin, type I cytoskeletal 16-like — encoded protein: MSCSIKRTSSTSYRSGGGGGGSGRSSSASCRRYASSVAGGGSYGGGACGIGYGGGMSSVSLAGGFGGLFAGGLCAGGDGLLNGNEKVTMQNLNDRLAAYLDKVRMLEEENTQLEQSIREWYRKQAPTDSKDYSSYYQTIEQLQNQIISATVDNNRLLLDIDNSKMTADDFRMKYENELVIRQTVEADINGLRNLLDDLTLVRSSLESELETLKDELIALKRNHEEELRQLQSQTGGDVSVEVNAAPGVDLTKILNDLRSEYEQIIEKNRREVEQWYEVKIEEVNRQVTTSSQDMETSSHQLTELKREMQNLEIELQTQLSTKSSLEDSMAETDSRYGCLLQQIQGQINAVEEELASIRCEMEGQNQEYQMLLGIKTRLEQEIAQYRALLQEGQQDLAASQAAFQGGKSSHAYSSAS